Proteins co-encoded in one uncultured Bacteroides sp. genomic window:
- a CDS encoding polyprenol monophosphomannose synthase: MQASDSIVIIPTYNEKENIENIIRAVFGLEKIFHILIIEDGSPDGTASIIKRLQTEFPERLFMIEREGKQGLGTAYITGFKWAIEKKYNFIFEMDADFSHNPDDLPRLYHACTALGGDVAIGSRYVSGVNVVNWPMGRVLMSYFASKYVRFITGIPVADTTAGFKCYRREVLETIELDKIRFKGYAFQIEMKFMAYKSGFNILEVPVIFVNRELGTSKMNSGIFGEAVMGVIQLKIDSIFRKYPQKK, translated from the coding sequence ATGCAAGCCTCCGACAGTATCGTTATCATTCCTACCTACAATGAAAAGGAAAATATAGAAAACATAATCCGCGCAGTTTTCGGATTAGAAAAGATCTTTCATATTTTAATTATTGAAGATGGGTCACCAGACGGTACTGCTTCTATCATAAAGCGCCTGCAAACTGAATTTCCAGAACGCTTGTTTATGATTGAACGAGAAGGAAAACAAGGACTTGGAACAGCATACATTACCGGTTTTAAATGGGCTATCGAAAAGAAATATAATTTTATATTCGAAATGGATGCCGATTTTTCTCACAATCCCGATGATCTTCCCCGACTTTATCATGCATGCACCGCATTGGGAGGCGATGTAGCTATCGGTTCACGCTATGTGAGTGGAGTAAATGTGGTGAACTGGCCCATGGGACGTGTGCTGATGTCTTACTTTGCATCTAAATATGTTCGTTTTATCACCGGCATTCCTGTTGCAGACACAACCGCAGGATTCAAATGTTACCGCCGGGAAGTTCTGGAAACCATAGAGCTGGACAAGATCCGATTCAAAGGATATGCTTTTCAGATTGAGATGAAATTCATGGCTTACAAGTCTGGCTTTAACATCTTAGAAGTTCCTGTAATCTTTGTAAACCGAGAGTTGGGCACTTCGAAAATGAATAGCGGAATATTCGGCGAAGCAGTTATGGGGGTGATCCAGCTAAAAATTGATAGTATCTTCCGTAAATACCCACAAAAGAAATGA
- a CDS encoding dihydroorotase → MTQTLIKDATIINEGRSFTGSVIIEGDKIAKVIEGAFTPDETYAEVINAKGKYLIPGIIDDHVHFREPGLTHKADIFSESRAAAAGGVTSFMDMPNTQPQTTDFETLNAKFQLGAEKSLVNYSFYFGATNTNSDLLSKLDPHRVCGVKLFMGSSTGNMLVDRRESLLKVFGGTDLIIAAHCEDAAIIAENTRKAKEKYGDDPDMRFHSLIRNTQACYASSALAVELAEKTGARLHVLHISTGIELELFKNAPLSEKKITAEVCVPHIAFCDDMYKQLGTRIKCNPAIKTALDRSVLIDAITENRIDVVATDHAPHLLSEKEGGALRAVSGMPMIQFSLTAMLELATPETFSKEQVVQKMCHAPAELFKINNRGYIREGYQADLVIVNPNTRWTLTKEAVLSKCGWSPLENYSFSNKVERTFVNGHTVYADGQLDDSYRGQELRFR, encoded by the coding sequence ATGACACAAACACTTATTAAAGATGCCACTATTATCAACGAAGGGCGGAGTTTTACCGGTTCTGTAATAATAGAAGGCGATAAAATAGCCAAAGTTATTGAAGGAGCATTTACACCTGACGAAACATATGCAGAAGTAATCAATGCCAAAGGGAAATATCTGATTCCAGGGATTATCGACGATCATGTGCACTTCCGCGAACCGGGATTGACACATAAAGCAGATATTTTCAGTGAAAGCCGCGCAGCAGCTGCGGGAGGCGTAACATCCTTCATGGATATGCCGAATACGCAGCCTCAGACTACGGACTTTGAAACACTGAATGCCAAATTTCAGCTGGGTGCCGAGAAGAGCCTGGTTAACTACTCTTTCTATTTCGGAGCTACCAATACTAATTCCGACTTACTTTCAAAGTTAGATCCTCATCGTGTATGCGGAGTTAAACTGTTTATGGGCTCAAGCACAGGAAATATGCTTGTTGACCGCAGAGAAAGTCTGCTGAAAGTTTTTGGTGGAACCGATCTTATTATCGCGGCACATTGCGAAGATGCTGCAATTATTGCAGAAAACACCCGCAAGGCAAAAGAAAAATACGGAGATGATCCTGATATGAGATTTCATTCTCTTATAAGAAACACTCAGGCATGTTATGCATCTTCAGCTCTGGCAGTGGAACTTGCAGAGAAAACAGGTGCAAGACTTCACGTTCTTCATATTTCCACCGGAATAGAACTGGAACTATTCAAGAATGCCCCGCTCAGTGAAAAGAAAATAACCGCCGAAGTATGTGTTCCTCATATCGCATTCTGCGATGATATGTACAAACAGCTTGGCACACGCATTAAGTGTAATCCGGCAATTAAGACTGCTCTTGATCGTAGCGTATTGATAGATGCCATCACCGAAAACCGCATTGACGTAGTGGCTACCGACCATGCTCCTCACCTTTTATCAGAAAAAGAAGGTGGTGCATTGCGTGCAGTTTCAGGTATGCCAATGATTCAATTCTCACTCACTGCGATGCTTGAACTGGCTACTCCCGAAACATTCTCTAAAGAACAGGTGGTACAGAAAATGTGTCATGCTCCGGCAGAGCTTTTCAAAATTAACAATCGTGGATATATTCGTGAAGGCTATCAGGCCGACCTTGTAATAGTGAATCCAAATACTAGGTGGACATTGACTAAAGAGGCTGTTCTCAGCAAATGTGGCTGGAGTCCGTTGGAAAATTACTCATTCTCAAACAAGGTAGAACGCACATTCGTAAATGGTCACACAGTATATGCCGATGGACAATTGGATGATTCATATCGCGGACAGGAATTAAGATTCAGATAA
- a CDS encoding vitamin B12 dependent-methionine synthase activation domain-containing protein: protein MVKAYKIHELVEYIDWLYFFHAWRLGAHFGQISEIHGCDSCRAQWLTSFPEEERPKAAEAMQLYKEANRMLNELDKDFEVKVMYELFDSNSDGDNLFVGNVVIPMLRQQTRKKDNEPYLCLSDFVRPLSSEQKDTIGVFASSVDPDMERIYENDPYKHILVQTLTDRLAEAAVEKMHEYIRKVAWGYAKDENLTIKEMLKVKYQGIRPAVGYPSIPDQSINFLLNELIDMSKIGIKLTENGAMYPHASVSGIMISHPASSYFSIGKIGEDQLNDYAQRRGMDVSVMRKFLAANL, encoded by the coding sequence ATGGTAAAAGCTTATAAAATTCACGAACTTGTAGAGTACATCGACTGGCTTTACTTTTTCCATGCATGGAGACTGGGAGCACACTTTGGGCAGATATCGGAAATTCACGGATGTGATTCCTGTCGCGCTCAATGGCTGACTAGTTTTCCGGAGGAAGAACGGCCAAAAGCGGCTGAGGCTATGCAACTTTATAAAGAGGCAAACCGGATGCTCAACGAACTGGACAAGGATTTTGAGGTTAAAGTGATGTATGAGCTGTTTGATTCTAACTCCGACGGAGATAATCTCTTTGTAGGAAACGTTGTGATTCCGATGCTTCGCCAGCAAACACGCAAAAAAGACAATGAACCTTACCTCTGTCTGAGTGATTTCGTTCGTCCGCTTTCTTCGGAACAAAAAGACACCATCGGCGTATTTGCCTCTAGTGTTGACCCAGACATGGAAAGAATATATGAAAACGATCCTTATAAGCACATATTGGTTCAGACACTGACCGACCGCTTAGCCGAAGCTGCCGTGGAAAAAATGCACGAGTATATTCGTAAAGTGGCCTGGGGATATGCCAAAGATGAAAATCTGACCATTAAAGAAATGCTGAAAGTTAAGTACCAAGGCATCCGACCTGCCGTAGGATATCCGTCCATACCCGATCAATCCATCAACTTCTTACTGAACGAACTGATTGATATGAGTAAGATAGGCATCAAGCTCACGGAAAATGGTGCCATGTATCCACATGCTTCGGTGAGCGGAATTATGATCTCACATCCGGCTTCCTCCTATTTTTCAATAGGGAAAATAGGTGAAGATCAGTTGAATGATTATGCTCAAAGAAGAGGTATGGACGTTTCTGTAATGAGAAAGTTTCTGGCAGCCAATCTGTAA
- a CDS encoding sigma-70 family RNA polymerase sigma factor produces the protein MDETRMNKDLEQEFTACIKEYERVIYKVCYLYTTKSASLNDLYQEAVLNIWRAFPKFRHECKISTWIYRITLNTCISFIRKEKNIPEIVSLTQEAEWLTEEEDSFREMLAELYRLINCLGQLDKSIILLYLEEKDYAEIAEITGLTVTNVATKLSRIKDKLKRMPHN, from the coding sequence ATGGACGAGACAAGAATGAATAAGGACTTAGAGCAGGAGTTTACGGCGTGCATCAAAGAATATGAGCGGGTCATATACAAAGTCTGCTATCTATACACCACTAAGTCAGCATCGCTTAACGACCTTTATCAGGAAGCGGTACTGAATATCTGGCGAGCTTTCCCAAAGTTTCGGCACGAATGCAAAATATCCACATGGATATATCGCATTACTCTGAACACTTGCATTTCGTTCATTCGCAAGGAAAAGAATATTCCTGAGATAGTTTCGCTCACACAAGAAGCTGAATGGCTAACAGAAGAGGAAGATAGTTTCCGGGAAATGCTGGCGGAACTATATCGGCTCATAAATTGTTTGGGACAACTCGACAAGTCTATCATTCTTCTTTATCTGGAAGAAAAAGACTATGCCGAAATAGCTGAGATTACCGGACTAACGGTAACTAACGTGGCAACCAAACTGAGCAGGATAAAAGATAAATTAAAAAGAATGCCTCACAACTAA
- a CDS encoding metallophosphoesterase, protein MMQKIFLCLLLVLVLPDIFIYRTYITNYQINTFVKYLYLLPSLLLLAGLIYLFYFASHDEVIERSQLVGWFVMTYFIFTIPKLTFTLISIFDIPLRYFFKQSFTPFTYAGFAAAVIWVGILLYGSIWGKTKFDIKPLTYQSTLLPKGFDGYKIVQLSDIHIGSWKGNGKALLEAVELVNAQHPDLIVFTGDLINNKATELDGYEETLSQLKAKDGVYSILGNHDYGPYYKWKTPKEQVENLTSLKQKEANMGWIMLNNEHRILHHNGDSIALIGVENWGEPPFSGKGDLQIAIKGTEEIPFKLLLSHNPSHWRKKVLPESDVALMLSGHTHGMQLAFGSHSLSSLMYPQWGGLYSQHGRSLYVNVGLGFLGLPFRFGAWPEISVITLRSK, encoded by the coding sequence ATGATGCAAAAAATCTTTTTATGTCTGTTACTGGTGCTCGTCTTACCGGACATATTCATTTATAGAACCTATATCACAAATTATCAGATTAACACATTTGTGAAGTATCTCTATTTATTACCTTCGTTATTATTGCTGGCAGGCCTGATTTATCTGTTTTATTTTGCCAGTCATGATGAGGTGATTGAGCGGAGCCAACTGGTAGGATGGTTTGTCATGACATATTTCATTTTTACTATTCCCAAACTCACATTTACGCTTATTTCAATCTTTGATATTCCACTAAGGTATTTCTTTAAACAATCATTTACTCCATTTACTTACGCAGGATTTGCAGCAGCAGTAATATGGGTAGGGATATTGCTTTACGGCTCAATATGGGGAAAAACAAAGTTCGATATAAAGCCACTTACTTACCAATCCACTTTACTTCCAAAAGGGTTCGACGGGTATAAGATTGTGCAACTGTCCGACATTCATATAGGCAGCTGGAAAGGAAATGGAAAAGCCCTGCTTGAAGCTGTGGAACTGGTAAATGCCCAGCACCCCGATCTGATTGTTTTTACAGGAGATCTGATCAATAACAAGGCAACTGAATTAGATGGATATGAAGAAACACTCAGCCAGCTCAAAGCAAAAGACGGTGTGTATTCAATTCTCGGCAATCACGATTACGGGCCTTACTATAAATGGAAAACTCCAAAAGAACAAGTCGAGAATCTTACTTCTCTGAAACAGAAAGAAGCGAACATGGGCTGGATTATGCTGAACAACGAGCACCGCATTCTTCACCATAATGGCGATAGTATTGCTCTGATTGGTGTAGAGAATTGGGGAGAGCCTCCTTTTTCCGGAAAAGGTGATCTGCAAATAGCAATTAAAGGTACAGAAGAAATACCGTTTAAACTATTGCTAAGCCATAACCCGTCTCACTGGAGAAAGAAAGTTTTGCCTGAGAGTGACGTAGCACTAATGCTTTCCGGACATACACACGGCATGCAGCTTGCCTTTGGTTCACATTCTCTTTCCTCACTTATGTATCCACAATGGGGAGGGTTATATTCTCAACACGGAAGATCCTTATATGTCAACGTAGGACTGGGATTTCTGGGACTTCCTTTCCGTTTTGGAGCATGGCCGGAAATCTCCGTAATTACTTTGAGAAGTAAATAA
- a CDS encoding two-component regulator propeller domain-containing protein has protein sequence MFKHLGVSNGLSHSQVNCIYKDSRGFMWFGTVSGLNRYDGYNYKLFQHIEKDTTSIIDNYISNIQEDANADLWINTGSGYTIYDSRKEKFRRIIAYELNKYGIHQTGELIYIDKQKNLLCYNRGAGIYQYQNASKKLLLFKQDARGGNLSRGIITDIRESNTCYLVLYRTGLLECVNKKSGKVVKRDNYIPAHFGVSANKFSAFVDSDGDYWIYSDGSYGVWLYHAKEKNWEYISNMATKSVYMLSSNVIRGIEQDAIGNVWIGTDHGGINLIDKQKGRITYLQNDATDERSISHNSINCIYRDNTNIMWVGTYKKGISYYSESIFKFEVDHMPYLNNQKNLNNDVTIFAEDIKGNLWIGTNGVGVINYNKSTGARQLYQHLAGNDGSLTNNVIVSLCAARDGKVWIGTYLGGMDCFDGHRFIHYRHDPKNPNSLANNNVWSIVEDPGGYIWIGTLGSGLQRLNPKTGEFVTFNNSKKELLSSESISSLYLGRDNVLYIGTAIGITTYNLRTGVFERFHGNKRGDQTFSNLSVNQLYEDSRGLLWVATREGLNIFDRKNDKITPIYKSNGLADNVITGIVEDNNKNMWVTTSNGVSNIIVGTNPKTGDNTYTYYNYDERDGLQSSEFNIRSIIRSYRGEILMGGIRGYNIFNPEVIKYNRILPKVVFTDLQLFNTSVKVDSVYDGNCILKEGLNWTKEIVLNYSQNIFSIDFSSMNYVLPEKTKYAYKLEGFNSDWLTTDENVHKITYTNLAPGTYTLKVKAANSDGFWNEEATSLKIVIKPPFWRSELAYIFYFFLLVGILLRARQQILKSERSRYKLHQIELEAQRNHEIDDMKLRFFTNISHELRTPLTLIISPLENVIKTMNNEEQKQKLEMVHRNALRLLNLVNQLIDFRKLDVQGHQINFSCGDVVVYIKNICSSFAELSEKKNIRLTFYSSIDELRMEFDEDKIGKIMMNLLSNAFKFTNEGERVEVHLNLLPASEEDKNKKLEIRVADTGIGISDEEKEKIFERFYQVKQSDDHKFGGSGIGLHMVKEFVLLHKGTVEVHNNAGKGSIFVVTIPVNRKSEEEKKLIISEGQVKVLNEKSEELAEASDSNSEVTNSPVILVVDDNDDFRTFMKDSLKSEFVIQEARNGKEAWESIPDSLPDMIISDVMMPEMDGYELCRLVKSDVRTSHIPLILLTARTAEEHKLEGLETGADDYITKPFNFDILMLRIRKLMERREAAQATFRKQIEVKPSDITITSLDEKLIQKAIKYVEDNISSSNELSVEELSKHLGMSRVHLYKKLLSITGKTPIEFIRTIRLKRAAQLLRESQLNISEIAYQVGFNNPKYFSKYFKEEFGMLPSAYQDKKENDETEK, from the coding sequence ATGTTTAAACACTTGGGAGTTAGTAATGGACTTTCCCATAGTCAGGTGAATTGTATTTATAAAGACAGTCGGGGTTTTATGTGGTTTGGCACTGTTTCGGGACTTAACCGGTACGATGGATACAATTATAAACTATTTCAGCACATAGAAAAGGATACAACTTCCATTATCGATAATTATATTTCCAATATCCAGGAAGATGCGAATGCCGACTTGTGGATAAATACTGGCTCAGGTTATACAATTTATGATTCAAGAAAAGAAAAGTTCAGAAGAATCATTGCCTATGAATTAAACAAATATGGAATTCATCAGACAGGAGAATTAATCTACATTGACAAACAAAAGAATTTATTGTGTTATAACAGAGGGGCGGGTATCTATCAATATCAGAATGCTTCCAAGAAACTGCTTCTCTTCAAACAAGATGCACGGGGAGGAAATCTTAGCAGAGGTATAATAACAGATATTCGGGAAAGCAATACTTGCTATCTGGTACTTTATAGAACCGGATTATTAGAATGTGTGAATAAAAAATCAGGCAAGGTGGTTAAAAGAGATAACTATATTCCCGCTCATTTTGGTGTTAGTGCAAATAAATTTTCAGCTTTTGTAGATTCAGATGGCGATTACTGGATTTATTCTGATGGCAGTTATGGCGTGTGGCTTTATCATGCAAAAGAAAAAAACTGGGAGTATATTAGCAATATGGCAACCAAATCAGTTTATATGCTTTCCAGTAATGTGATTAGAGGTATTGAACAAGATGCAATAGGAAATGTGTGGATTGGAACAGATCATGGCGGCATTAATCTGATTGATAAACAAAAGGGACGGATTACTTACCTTCAAAATGATGCTACAGACGAGAGAAGTATCTCGCACAATAGTATAAACTGTATTTACAGGGATAACACTAATATTATGTGGGTAGGAACCTATAAGAAGGGAATCTCTTATTATAGTGAGAGCATCTTTAAGTTTGAAGTGGATCACATGCCTTACCTGAATAACCAGAAGAATTTAAATAACGATGTGACAATTTTCGCAGAAGATATAAAAGGAAACTTATGGATTGGCACCAATGGAGTAGGAGTGATAAACTATAATAAGTCTACAGGAGCACGGCAACTGTATCAGCATTTAGCAGGAAACGACGGATCATTAACAAATAATGTTATTGTCAGTCTTTGTGCTGCTCGTGATGGTAAGGTATGGATTGGAACTTATCTTGGAGGAATGGACTGCTTTGACGGTCACCGTTTTATTCACTACAGGCATGACCCGAAGAATCCGAATTCTTTGGCTAATAATAATGTGTGGTCTATCGTGGAAGATCCCGGAGGTTATATATGGATTGGAACATTAGGTAGCGGTCTGCAACGGTTAAATCCCAAAACAGGAGAGTTCGTTACTTTTAATAACAGCAAGAAAGAACTGCTTTCTTCAGAGAGTATTTCTTCTCTTTATCTAGGACGTGATAATGTTCTTTATATAGGTACAGCAATTGGAATCACAACTTATAATCTTAGAACCGGAGTATTTGAACGCTTCCATGGTAACAAGCGGGGAGATCAGACTTTCTCTAATCTGAGTGTGAACCAGCTTTATGAGGATAGCCGGGGGCTTTTATGGGTGGCCACACGTGAAGGTTTGAATATCTTTGATCGTAAGAATGACAAGATTACGCCTATCTATAAATCAAACGGTCTTGCGGATAATGTAATTACCGGAATTGTAGAAGATAATAATAAGAATATGTGGGTAACTACATCCAACGGGGTTTCCAATATTATAGTTGGCACAAACCCAAAGACAGGTGATAACACTTATACTTATTATAATTATGATGAAAGAGATGGTTTGCAAAGTAGTGAATTCAATATACGTTCCATTATCCGGTCTTATCGCGGAGAGATTTTAATGGGAGGAATTCGTGGGTATAATATCTTTAATCCAGAAGTTATTAAATACAATAGAATTCTGCCTAAGGTTGTATTTACTGATTTACAACTTTTCAATACCAGCGTGAAAGTTGATTCGGTATACGATGGAAACTGTATTCTCAAAGAAGGATTAAACTGGACTAAAGAGATTGTTCTGAATTACAGCCAGAATATTTTTTCCATAGACTTTTCTTCTATGAACTATGTATTGCCTGAAAAAACAAAATATGCCTACAAACTTGAGGGATTTAATTCCGACTGGTTGACGACAGATGAGAATGTTCACAAAATTACTTATACGAATCTTGCACCGGGAACTTATACGTTAAAAGTGAAAGCAGCCAACAGTGACGGTTTCTGGAATGAGGAGGCTACTTCTCTTAAAATTGTGATAAAACCTCCATTCTGGCGTTCTGAATTGGCATATATATTTTACTTCTTTCTTTTAGTTGGAATATTACTGCGTGCCCGACAACAAATTCTTAAAAGTGAAAGAAGTCGTTATAAATTACATCAGATTGAACTCGAAGCACAGCGAAATCATGAAATAGATGATATGAAATTGCGGTTCTTTACCAACATCAGCCACGAATTACGAACTCCCCTCACTCTGATTATTTCTCCACTGGAAAATGTAATTAAAACGATGAATAATGAGGAACAGAAGCAAAAACTGGAGATGGTGCATCGTAATGCTCTTCGCTTGCTTAATCTTGTGAACCAACTCATTGATTTTCGTAAATTAGACGTTCAGGGACATCAGATAAATTTTTCCTGTGGTGATGTTGTGGTTTATATCAAGAATATATGTTCTTCATTTGCTGAACTTTCCGAAAAGAAGAATATCCGTCTAACTTTCTATTCTTCTATAGACGAGCTGCGTATGGAGTTTGATGAAGATAAGATTGGAAAGATCATGATGAATTTACTTTCAAACGCCTTTAAGTTTACGAATGAAGGGGAACGTGTGGAAGTGCATTTAAACTTACTTCCTGCTTCTGAAGAAGATAAAAATAAAAAACTGGAGATACGTGTTGCCGACACAGGTATTGGCATTAGTGATGAGGAGAAAGAGAAGATTTTTGAACGTTTTTATCAGGTGAAACAAAGTGATGATCATAAGTTTGGTGGAAGCGGAATAGGCCTTCATATGGTGAAAGAATTTGTTCTTCTGCATAAAGGAACGGTAGAAGTGCATAATAATGCCGGAAAAGGAAGCATCTTTGTGGTGACTATTCCTGTAAACCGAAAAAGCGAAGAAGAAAAGAAACTGATTATTTCTGAAGGTCAGGTTAAAGTGCTTAACGAAAAATCAGAGGAACTGGCTGAGGCTTCTGACAGTAATTCTGAAGTAACAAATAGCCCGGTGATTCTGGTTGTTGATGATAACGATGATTTCCGTACTTTTATGAAGGATAGTCTGAAATCTGAGTTTGTAATACAGGAGGCTCGTAACGGAAAAGAGGCTTGGGAGTCTATTCCGGATTCTCTCCCCGATATGATAATCAGTGATGTGATGATGCCTGAAATGGATGGATATGAGCTTTGCCGTCTGGTGAAAAGTGATGTACGGACCTCTCACATTCCATTAATTCTTCTTACTGCCCGAACTGCAGAAGAACACAAACTGGAAGGATTGGAAACCGGGGCTGACGATTATATTACCAAACCTTTTAATTTCGACATTCTGATGCTTAGAATCCGGAAACTGATGGAACGGAGAGAAGCTGCACAGGCGACTTTCCGCAAACAGATTGAGGTAAAGCCGAGCGATATTACGATAACGTCACTGGATGAGAAATTAATTCAGAAAGCTATTAAGTACGTGGAAGATAACATTAGCAGTAGTAATGAACTTTCAGTAGAAGAGTTAAGCAAGCATTTAGGTATGAGTAGGGTACATCTGTATAAGAAGCTACTTTCTATTACGGGAAAAACTCCGATTGAGTTTATACGTACCATTCGTTTAAAGCGGGCTGCTCAGTTACTTCGCGAAAGTCAGCTGAATATCTCCGAGATTGCTTATCAGGTTGGCTTTAATAATCCCAAGTATTTCAGTAAATACTTTAAAGAAGAGTTCGGGATGTTGCCGTCGGCTTATCAGGATAAAAAGGAAAACGATGAAACTGAGAAGTAA
- a CDS encoding sialate O-acetylesterase codes for MKNKLSYLMLFALLATGANAKVKLPEILGDNMVLQQNTKVKLWGDADPNKTITIKTSWSNENFHALSDKDGKWLLWVTTPKGSYENREISVSDGEKVTLKNILVGEVWFCSGQSNMEMPLNGFWNCPILDANETIANASQNKGIRFATISKAQEYTPQSSVQGKWQVCNPETAAWFSATAYHFAKSLNRALDVPVGVINCSWGGSKVESWTNREILETYKDVDLSKEAINKIDGWLRPLVMYNGMLKPLTNYTIKGFIWYQGESNVGMHNTYAQRLANMVELWRKDWGLGNLPFYFVEIAPYQYGEGEWGAYLREAQYKAQSLIPNSGMISTNDLVEEYEASNIHPKNKTLVGKRLCYMALNKTYGFSTVACNGPEYKSMEVKDGKAHLSFNFTQDGFSREKGINGFEIAGTDKVFHPAIAVADFNKKIIVVSSEEVQEPVAVRYCFRNFQIGNLCNNRELPMVPFRTDNY; via the coding sequence ATGAAAAACAAATTAAGTTATCTGATGCTGTTTGCTCTTCTAGCAACGGGAGCAAATGCCAAAGTTAAGTTACCCGAGATACTGGGTGATAACATGGTGTTACAACAAAACACTAAAGTAAAACTCTGGGGAGATGCTGACCCAAACAAAACAATTACAATCAAAACGTCATGGAGTAACGAGAATTTCCATGCCCTGTCGGATAAAGATGGCAAGTGGCTTTTATGGGTAACTACCCCAAAGGGAAGTTATGAGAACAGGGAAATTTCTGTTTCTGATGGCGAGAAGGTTACACTAAAAAACATATTAGTAGGTGAAGTGTGGTTTTGCTCGGGACAATCAAATATGGAGATGCCATTAAACGGCTTCTGGAATTGCCCTATTTTAGACGCTAACGAAACGATTGCTAATGCAAGCCAAAATAAAGGAATTCGTTTCGCCACGATTTCCAAGGCTCAGGAATATACTCCACAGAGTTCTGTTCAGGGGAAATGGCAGGTTTGCAATCCGGAAACTGCCGCTTGGTTCAGTGCAACAGCTTATCACTTTGCCAAGTCTTTGAATCGCGCACTTGATGTTCCCGTTGGAGTTATCAACTGCAGCTGGGGAGGTTCAAAAGTAGAGAGCTGGACCAACAGAGAAATCCTTGAAACATACAAAGATGTTGACCTGTCAAAAGAAGCAATAAATAAAATAGATGGTTGGTTAAGGCCATTGGTTATGTATAACGGAATGTTGAAGCCTCTGACAAACTACACAATAAAAGGATTTATCTGGTATCAAGGAGAATCAAATGTTGGAATGCATAATACCTATGCCCAACGGCTTGCAAATATGGTTGAATTATGGCGCAAAGACTGGGGATTAGGCAATTTACCTTTCTATTTTGTGGAAATTGCACCTTATCAATATGGAGAAGGAGAATGGGGAGCATACCTCAGAGAAGCACAATATAAAGCGCAATCATTAATTCCAAATAGCGGAATGATCTCCACAAATGATTTGGTTGAGGAGTATGAAGCCAGCAATATCCATCCTAAAAATAAAACATTAGTAGGAAAGCGTCTTTGTTACATGGCTCTAAATAAAACATATGGCTTTAGTACTGTAGCATGCAACGGACCGGAATATAAATCAATGGAGGTTAAAGATGGAAAGGCACATCTAAGCTTCAATTTCACCCAGGATGGTTTCAGTCGTGAAAAGGGAATCAACGGATTTGAGATTGCCGGAACTGATAAAGTATTCCATCCAGCCATTGCTGTAGCCGATTTTAATAAAAAGATAATCGTGGTTTCCAGTGAAGAAGTCCAAGAACCGGTAGCTGTAAGATATTGTTTCCGAAACTTCCAGATTGGGAATTTATGTAATAACAGAGAACTTCCGATGGTGCCTTTCCGCACGGACAATTATTAA